TCCAGCCATCAGCGGGAGAGGACAAGGTTGTTGTCCTGTCCACGACCAAGACCAAGAAGCGGAACACCCCTGCCAAGCTCCAGCACAAGACTGCGCAAGGAGTTCCGCAAGATGGCCAAGTCTGTCAAGAACCAGGTATTAACTCCAGAGTTTTGTACTTGAATTGCCCTTATGCTTGGCTTCTAAGCTACAACTATAAGTCACGGCTTGTCTCTGCTTCCTCCTTGAGTTCAGAGTTGTGGCATGGCATGCTTGATTTTGTGGTGGACTTGTGTCACTAATGATGCACCGTTGTTGCACTGCCTTGTCTTGAGTTCAGAGTTCAAGGATGTATGCTCTGGTTAGGAAATGATAGATGCATATGCAGTTATTATGTTTCCCAGTTTGTTGATGAGCTATTTGTTTCAACCATGGAAATATAGTTATAGTGTAATCTATCTCTTGGCATGCCATCTTCTGAAGTGACCAGTAAATGTGTAGCTCATCTCTATGTCAGTTGTCCAGTACTCATAGGTGTATGTTTAATACATCTTGGAGACCATTCTCTAATTTTAGTTAAACAATGTTTTCCCTCAATCATTACAACGTGTTGTTTTAAGAAGTCACTTTATTCTGCAAGTTGGACATAACTTCAGAAAAGTCTGATGCTTGCTGGGGCTGTTCCCTTAATTATGCAAAGTTTGAAAAGTTTGGGACTGGTCTTCTAGTGCTAAGTTTTGAACACTAACTTTAATTTATGTTCCTGCAGGAAATGGACCGATTCCTTTGAAATTCCTATGTTGGAAACAGTCCCTTACTCCACTCAGGTAACTCTATAATCTGTCCCGCTTCTAGGTTTCCAGCACTCGAATCTTTCGTTAGGAGAGTTTGAACTTGTTGGTCTATTCTCAACCATTGAGCGATTTTAGTCATCCTCTTCACTGGAGTAACAGTGCTCAGAACAACTCTTGTCTAGTCTCAGGATAATAAATCATGTTCTTCCATGTTTCCAAAAATACTTGTACTCCATGTTTCCAGAAAACAGCAACAACACACATGTCCAAAAATACTAGAATAAATTAGCAGTGGAGCATTGCTTGATTTATATACTTGATGACCAGAACTCGTTCAAGAGCTCTTTAGCCCTTCCAAAACAAGGTCTTGGTGTCCCCCTTACAGAAAATGTTCATATATGTTCCTGCATGATGCGTGTGTGCATGTTGGATGGTCACATTCTAgtgtactagctagctagtaagctTGTTTTGCTACCGGATGATTGAATGTCATCTCAGTTTGTACCTCATCTAGCTCACCACCTCAAATTGCCACTGTTTGGTTAGTGTTTCCTTCTTGGTTGGCTAAACATATCCGTTTGTTTGATTTGGAGCATTAGACGCTCTCCATCGATGATTGCCTAATTTTATTCATCGTCTCCACAATATATTCATTTAATTGTCTGCTACATCTTCACTTAAATACTCATAATGCTACTGTCCAGCCTTTGTTCAATTGGACTGACTATATATATCTTGTTAAAATTGTGGTCTTGATCTTTTCTTTAAACCTGGGACATCATGCATAACTAGCTCTTCCTTTTCAGTCTAAACCTGAGACCTCTTTTGTTCTATATTCAGATCTATGACTGATGGCCACACTGTTGTTTTGCTGTGCTTGATCAACCTGAGACTTCTTTTTATTGTAAAATTGAAGTTGTTTGGTTCTGGCCTCAGCAGCAGTACACTCTAATGTTGGTGGCCTTTATGTTCATTCTTTTGCAGGAGCTCCAGGCCTAATTTTTTTTGGAGTGTGAAGCCGTGAAGCCAAGTGTGAAGCAGTGAAGCCCTACTTAGCAAAGAGTTTTTGGTTCTGTAGTACACTGTAAATTGTAATATTGTAACGTATTGTAAAAGACTAATGTAGTGTTAATGAATTATATCTGTCCTGTCCTATTTGAAATAATGATTATGTATGTTGAAAAGATGTGAAATGGAAACTTGACCAGTGGGACCCAGTCACCCAGTTATGAATGTAATCTGAGCAATTTTGAAATTTCTGACATGTGTGACTGATGTATGGCATTATGACTAGTGGGAACAGCGCCAAAATATAATTATTCAAAATAGGAAATAAATGATTGTAAGAAGGCCAAGGCCCAAAAATAAAGAAGCTGAAAtattgggcttggcccatgtagCCCACAAGAATTGACTTAGAAAAAAGCTTGAAttgttgggcttggcccatgtagAACACTGaattggaccgggctgattcttaTCCACGTCAGCTTGCCACGCTGGATCCTACGTGGCCTGGGGAGGCTGCCAGTGGCCAAAAATTTGGTCGTGGAACCAACAACCTTTTACATATCACAAAGATGGCCgctaatttcagtttacgaccgccagcttttgaccatctgtttttggtcgcaaatgaaaaacaatgaccatTTAGCGACTAATAGTGATGgtcgcaagttgacatatttcttgtagtgattgACTGTTATGACATGTGGGCCCGCATGTCAGTCTCAATAAAATTTCTCTAGTTTTTTGGACTTTCTACAAATTTAGTCATTGACTTGACCCTAAACTAATTTTAGTTAGGCTAATCTAACCAAATGGGCTCGGTGGACAGTGGCCCATCTACCACTAAactaattactccctccgtctcataatgtaagacgttttttgacactacactagtgtcaaaaaacgtcctatattatgggacggagggagtagtagttagGCTAATCTAACCACATggtggcggccatggccaagctcaagcccgggcgcggcggcgcgttGCTGTGCGCGGAGGCTAGCCAGCGCGGAGCCCAGCCCGACCCCAGTGCGCTCGCCAGCCAGCGCAATGGCACGAAGGTCAGCCACCGCAATGGCGCAAAGGTTAGCCGGCGCGGCGGCCAGCTCGCGTGGCAGCGCGAAGGACAACCTTTCCTGCGGCGACCAACAATACGAGATGCTAAAGATGCGAGGTAAGCCACCGCGTGGTGACATGCTAAGGGATGGCCGACGTAGGGTGAGGGCTGGATCTCGATCCAAACTTCAATTTAGAGGaaaaatagattttttttattGACATGTGATCCCACATGTCGTAACGCCTAATGTGTGCTCACGATCCAAATTTCAGTTTTGGGGAAAAGTAGATTTCTTTGATTGACATGTGGATCCCACATGTCATAACCCCTAACGTGTGGTCAATCGTAACGGAGTTGACCATTATGACATGTGAGCATTGACAAGTGAGCCATCCCTGTCATAATCAGGTTTAATTTTTTCTAATCAGTCATTAAGATAGTGAGGtagttttttgcaaaaaaaatagttgtagagTGGTAGGGCAAAATTATACAAAAGTGGTAGTTTTCTGTTAGGGTTGATCGAAATGTGGTAGTATTTTGCTATATACTCATGTAAACTAGATCATCGACAAATTCCAGCATATATTAAGTTCAGTGACTACCTAAATAATGCAATTAGCTACTTAGTGGTCAGTGACCAACTAAGCACCAAGATAAAATAGTATCAATTTTGTAGTCAATATACCACTTACCGGTTAGTATGCCACTTGTTAGTATACCACTATCACTACAACATCAACTCTACTCTACTAGATACACTGAAACAATGGAACATGTACACAATAATTCTGATCAAACTCATCATCTACTGTTACTCACCTGCACAAAGCAGCCAACCAATTTTGTATaggttttatagatgtttggagGAGTGGTCGTTTTTCGGATCTCTGGTCTGAATTGTGAtggttttatgctatttacttgGTTTTCTTCTTGCATCTTCGAAGCAGTACTACTCGCATTGGAGGTCAGAGGTTCAAAAGTTTTGCCCAACGACCGACAGATGGTACCCGTGGTGGCATCCTTCTGCTGTGGGATGAGGATGCAGTCCAGCTATCCAACGTGCATTTTGGGACCTACTACCTCTCGGCCTTGGTTACCCTGCGCTCCCAGACCGACAACTCCACCTCCTTCAAGCTGACCGCTGTCTACGGCCCGACCCGTGGCAATCTCAAGGACGCCTTCTTTGGCGAGCCTGTGTCCGAAAAGCCTCCCCCGGGCACCATGTGGCTAGTCACGGATGACTTCAACCAAATCTATCGAGCAAGAGATAAGAATCGCGCAAATGCTGATCGCAGCCGCATTGTCCGTTTTAGAAACGCCCTGAACTCCTGTGAGTTAAAAGAGATCCATCTGCAAAACAAGAGGTTCACGTGGAGCAACGATCAAAGTGACCCTACCTTGAGCAAACTTGATAGCTTCTTCTGCAATGAGGAATGGGACTTGGAGTTCGGTTCGCACATCCTGCATGCCCTTTCTTCCTCTCCGTCCGACCATTGTCCGCTTCTGCTTGCAAATGCGAATGGCCCGAAATGTTCCAAGTGCTTCCGTTTGAGAACTTCTGGATTAGGATACCCGGGTTTCTGTCCACTGTCCAAGCGGCGTGGAATGGAGACCATAGCCATGTCGAGCCCTGCCACATTCTCCATCACAAGCTCAAGAAAACTAGTATCAGACTTAAATCATGGAGCAAAACACCTTTCTCTAATGTCAAGGTCCAGCTTCATATGCATCCTTCGCCTAGATGTTGCGCATGAATCTAGATCCCTGAGCCCCGACGAGCTCGATCTCCGAAAGAGGCTTAAGAGGCGTGTCATTGGTTTGGCCGTGCTAGAGAAGGCTCGGAAACGACAAATGTCAAGGATCACGTACATGAAAGAAGGAGACGCCAACACTAGATTCTTCCACCATAGAGTGAATCGCAGAAGGAGAAAAAATTTCATCCATCGCCTAAAACATAATGGTGGCTGGGTTACTGACCACGACCATAAGAAGGCCATCATTCACAGCCACTTCTCCTCTGTTATCAAGAAGGGCCCCCGGCGACAAAGGGACTTTAACTGGGAGGGCGTTCCCACCCCTGACTGTGACCTTAGTGACATTGGATCCCCTTTCACCGAGGAGGAGGCTAGGCGAGTCGTGTTTCAGTCACCATCTAATAAGGCTCCGGGACCTGATGGCTTTACGGGTGCTTTCTTCAAAGCATGTTGGGACATCATCAAGGTGGATGTCATGGCTGCCATTGACCACTTCTCCAATCTGCATGCTTCGAACTTCCACTGGTTGAACTCGGCCAACATCGCACTCATTCCGAAGAAAGATGGTGCGGAAGATATCTCTGACTTTCGGCCTATCCATCTGATCCATGTCGTGGCCAAGCTCACTGCAAAGATGATGGCGTCCCGCCTCGCAGTTCACATGGATGATCTTGTTTCGCAAGCCCAGAGCGCCTTTATCAAGAAGCGAAGCATCCACGACAACTTCACCTATGTGCGCAACCTTGCCAGAAGGTTCCACCGGAGCAAGACCCCTATGTTGCTCTTCAAACTTGACATCAAGAAGGCCTTTGATTCGGTTCGATGTGACTACTTATTGGATCTCCTGCAGCACCTTGGCTTCCCTGTGCGTTTCCGAGGCTGGGTTTCGGCACTCCTCTCCTCGGCCTCCTCGCGAGTTTTGCTCAATGGCACGATTTGATCCTATCCGTCATGGTAAAGGCCTGTGACAAGGGGATCCGTTGTCCCCTTTACTCTTTCTGCTCGCCATCGACCCCCTACACCACATCCTTGACAAGGTCACAAGGCAAGGCAAACTTCAGCCGCTCCGGGCCAACACCGCCACTCTCCGTGCCTCCCTTTATGCTGATGACGCTGCTGTTTTCATCAAGCCTATCAAGGAGGACGTTCACTACTTCTCCTCTGTCCTTGATGCTTTTAGGGAGGTCACGGACCTGGTCACTAATTGCAATAAGAGTCTTGTGGCCCCCATCCGCTGTGCCAGCCTTGACCTATAGGATATCTTGCAGCACTTCCCGGCAAAGCTCACCCCTTTCCCCATGACATACCTCGGGCTGCCCCTCTCGGTGTCAAGGCTCAAAGCAATACACTTCTTGCCCCTCGAAGATAAAGTTGCACGCAAAATTGCTCCTTGGATTGGGCAACTCATGGCTGCCCCTGGTAGGGCCGTCCTGGTTAAGGCGGTACTCACTTCCATCGCCATCTATAGCATCACATCGCTTGTCCTACCGGTGGAGGTGCTCAAGAGGATTGATGCCTTGAGACGGGCCTTTCTATGGGCTGGCTGCGATAAGGTCACTGGAGGCAATTGCAAGATTAATTGAGAACGGGTCTGTGGACCGAAGATTATGGGCGGCCTTGGAATTCTGAATTTGTGGAAGTTTACCACCACGCTTCGCCTCCGCTGGCTTTGGTTCGAGTGGTCTGCTACACCCAAACCATGGGTTGGGCTTGGCACCCCTTGCGACGAGGCTGGTAGGGACCTTTTCGCTGCGTGTACGACGATGAAGATTGGAGGtggctccaaagctctcttctgGAAGTCCCCTTGGCTTGATGGGTTGAGGCCAATAGATATTGCTCCCAGAATCTTTGATATCTCCAAAAGGAAAGACTGCTCTGTACTAAAGGCCCTAAATGAAGACTTTTGGGTCATCCAGATCAACTTGACAGAAGGCATCTCTGCCGGGCATATTCAGGAGTTCGCCACTCTGTGGGAGAAGCTGGAGGGGGTTATTCTCGACCACGACACGCAAGGTACGATCACTTTGAAATTCACGGACAATGGTACCTTCACGACTTCCTCGGCCTACAAGATGCAATTCGAGGGGCATACCACCACGAACACCGTATGGAAGGTGTGGGCCACTCCTAAATGCAAGTTCTTTGCTTGGTTAGTCATCCACAACAGAGTTTGGACGGCTGATAGGCTACAACGAAGGGGATGGCCAAATTGCGGCTTGTGCCCGCTCTGTAACCAGGTCCAGGAATCGGCGGCCCATCTTCTGTTCCAATGCCGCTTTTTGATCGCCGTCTGGAACACAGTTAAGGCGAAGATTGGGTTGGTTGACCTCTCGACGCATGATTGGgcaactatgaacaatgtcaacGACTGGTGGACTAAGCTTTTCCTTGTGCGTTCGTCATCTCGGAAGGGAATGGCCTCGCTCCTTATGTTGGTCTCCTGGGAGCTATGGAAGGATAGGAACGCTAGGGTTTTTAGAAATACTTCTACGCCTTGGATGATTATCATGGACAAGATCCTTGATGAGGCAAGCCTATGGGTTTCTGCGGGGGCCAAGGGTTTAGAATGACAAGATCCTTGATGAGGCAAGCCTATGGGTCTCTTCTTTTTTCGCCACTATGTAGCTGCTGTATTCGGACCTTGTTTCCTCTTCTTCTTAGAGCACCTTCAACAGCCGCGCAACGCGCCGCGCGCAAAAAAAGCCATTTGCTGTGCGCCGTTCGCCTGGTTTGGCGCGGCCGGCAGCGCTGGTACCAGCAGACGCGTCAAAATTGAGCGCACGTGTAGCTCCAGCGGCCGCGCTAAAATGCAGCGCACGCTAAACAGTGCGTacatttttttaataaaattCATAGATAGAAAAAACGATACATAGATATTTTACATAGTTccatagcatagatagataaaaactATTTTAAATAGTGCAAGGACATAGATAAAAACTACTAGTAGTGCAACTACAGCCTACTCCCAGTCGTCATCGTCATCGTCGCCATCCTCGCTGGTCTGATCCGAGGTATCGAGCCACATGTCTTTCCAATGATCATCATCAGACGCAAAGATCGTCTCACCACCATTCTCAACGACTTCGCACTGGGACAGCGCCAGGGCCTTCCGCCGACGCCTGTCCAACCGCTCAGCGCGGCGCCTTTGCGTCTCCTCCTCGCGGCGCCTTGCCCAGTAGGCTTGCTCGTAGGTGACGTCCTCCGGGTGTTGCTGGCGCCACTCCGCCATGATCCGCTCGTCCTCATGGGCGACGAGGAGGCGGTTCTGCCGCTCAGCGTGATACGCACGGTCTTGTGCCGTGCAAAGACGAGGCGGCGggacgacgtccagcgcctgctGCAGCGTGTGGACGTCGTGGAAGTTCATCTGCTGGCGCGGCCTGCctaggcgccacgccgccgcgtcgtacgcgcgggcggcctcgtgcACCGTCTCGAAGGTGCCGAGGCCGAGCCGGAGTTGGCCGAACCGTATCTCGGAGTAGAACCCGCCGTTGGGGCGCTGGCGGACGCCGTGGTAGCCCGACGCTcctcggcggcgcggcggcggggcgctgGTG
This genomic window from Aegilops tauschii subsp. strangulata cultivar AL8/78 chromosome 4, Aet v6.0, whole genome shotgun sequence contains:
- the LOC109758135 gene encoding uncharacterized protein, which codes for MAKLKPGRGGALLCAEASQRGAQPDPSALASQRNGTKVSHRNGAKVSRRGGQLAWQREGQPFLRRPTIRDAKDASTTRIGGQRFKSFAQRPTDGTRGGILLLWDEDAVQLSNVHFGTYYLSALVTLRSQTDNSTSFKLTAVYGPTRGNLKDAFFGEPVSEKPPPGTMWLVTDDFNQIYRARDKNRANADRSRIVRFRNALNSCELKEIHLQNKRFTWSNDQSDPTLSKLDSFFCNEEWDLEFGSHILHALSSSPSDHCPLLLANANGPKCSKCFRLRTSGLGYPGFCPLSKRRGMETIAMSSPATFSITSSRKLVSDLNHGAKHLSLMSRSSFICILRLDVAHESRSLSPDELDLRKRLKRRVIGLAVLEKARKRQMSRITYMKEGDANTRFFHHRVNRRRRKNFIHRLKHNGGWVTDHDHKKAIIHSHFSSVIKKGPRRQRDFNWEGVPTPDCDLSDIGSPFTEEEARRVVFQSPSNKAPGPDGFTGAFFKACWDIIKVDVMAAIDHFSNLHASNFHWLNSANIALIPKKDGAEDISDFRPIHLIHVVAKLTAKMMASRLAVHMDDLVSQAQSAFIKKRSIHDNFTYVRNLARRFHRSKTPMLLFKLDIKKAFDSVRCDYLLDLLQHLGFPVRFRGWVSALLSSASSRVLLNGTI
- the LOC109758136 gene encoding uncharacterized protein; translation: MVLDDVEGGGAPPPRRRGASGYHGVRQRPNGGFYSEIRFGQLRLGLGTFETVHEAARAYDAAAWRLGRPRQQMNFHDVHTLQQALDVVPPPRLCTAQDRAYHAERQNRLLVAHEDERIMAEWRQQHPEDVTYEQAYWARRREEETQRRRAERLDRRRRKALALSQCEVVENGGETIFASDDDHWKDMWLDTSDQTSEDGDDDDDDWE